Proteins encoded by one window of Vitis riparia cultivar Riparia Gloire de Montpellier isolate 1030 chromosome 11, EGFV_Vit.rip_1.0, whole genome shotgun sequence:
- the LOC117924630 gene encoding cytochrome P450 734A1, which produces MFSAMEEVWYWFKLLVICFMALVFVLKVVVLLWWRPRKIEHHFSKQGIRGPPYRFFIGNVKELVGLMLKASSQPMPFSHNILPRVLSFYHHWKKIYGATFLVWFGPTVRLTISDPDLIREIFASKSEFYEKNEAHPLVKQLEGDGLLSLKGEKWAHHRKIITPTLHMENLKLMVPVMAKSVTEMLEKWMAMSKSGEVEIEVSEWYQTLTEDVITRMAFGSSYEDGKAIFQLQAQQMVMAAEAFQKVFIPGYRFLPTKRNMNSWKLDKEIKKSLVKLIDRRKENRWKENPEKCPKDLLGLMIEETVKKGEMSWCPSSKITVQDIVEECKSFFFAGKQTTSNLLTWTTVLLAMHPQWQVRARDEVFRVCGARDTPTKDDVVKLKTLSMILNESLRLYPPIIAAIRRAKTDVELGGYKIPRGMELLIPILAVHHDPLIWGNDANEFNPARFAEGVARAAKHPVAFIPFGLGVRTCIGQNLAILQAKLALAIILQRFSFTLAPSYQHAPTVLMLLYPQYGAPITFRTLSTPDQGS; this is translated from the exons ATGTTTTCAGCCATGGAGGAGGTGTGGTACTGGTTCAAGCTACTCGTGATATGCTTCATGGCGTTAGTGTTCGTGTTGAAGGTGGTAGTGTTGCTTTGGTGGAGACCCAGAAAGATCGAACACCATTTTTCCAAGCAAGGGATTAGAGGTCCCCCTTATCGTTTCTTCATAGGCAATGTCAAAGAGCTTGTGGGTCTCATGTTGAAGGCTTCTTCTCAACCCATGCCTTTCTCTCACAACATACTCCCCAGAGTTCTCTCCTTCTACCATCACTGGAAGAAAATCTATG GTGCAACATTTCTCGTGTGGTTCGGCCCGACCGTTCGTCTCACCATCTCCGATCCGGACCTTATTCGGGAGATTTTCGCCTCCAAGTCGGAATTCTATGAGAAGAACGAGGCACACCCGCTTGTTAAACAGCTTGAAGGTGATGGGCTGCTGAGCCTCAAAGGCGAAAAATGGGCTCATCATAGGAAAATCATAACACCTACCTTGCACATGGAGAATCTCAAA CTGATGGTACCGGTGATGGCGAAGAGCGTGACCGAAATGTTGGAGAAATGGATGGCAATGTCAAAATCAGGTGAGGTAGAGATTGAAGTTTCTGAGTGGTACCAAACATTGACCGAGGATGTCATCACCCGCATGGCATTCGGCAGCAGCTATGAAGATGGTAAGGCCATTTTCCAACTCCAAGCTCAGCAAATGGTCATGGCTGCCGAGGCATTTCAGAAAGTTTTCATCCCCGGCTATAg atTCCTTCCAACCAAAAGAAACATGAATTCTTGGAAATTGGACAAGGAGATAAAGAAATCGCTGGTGAAGCTGATTGATCGGCGAAAGGAGAATAGGTGGAAGGAAAATCCGGAGAAATGTCCAAAAGATTTATTGGGGCTAATGATAGAAGAAACGGTTAAAAAGGGAGAAATGAGTTGGTGCCCATCATCCAAGATTACGGTACAGGACATTGTTGAGGAGTGCAAGAGTTTCTTCTTCGCCGGAAAGCAGACAACCTCCAATCTGCTGACCTGGACTACGGTTCTCCTTGCAATGCACCCACAGTGGCAGGTTCGAGCACGTGACGAGGTTTTCCGTGTGTGCGGAGCACGTGATACACCAACCAAAGATGATGTTGTCAAACTTAAGACG CTAAGCATGATCCTCAATGAGTCCCTGCGCCTCTATCCGCCCATCATCGCAGCCATCAGACGGGCCAAAACGGATGTAGAGCTGGGAGGCTACAAGATCCCCCGTGGGATGGAGCTCCTAATCCCAATCCTAGCCGTTCATCATGATCCCTTGATATGGGGCAATGATGCAAATGAATTCAACCCGGCCCGATTCGCGGAAGGAGTGGCCCGAGCCGCCAAGCATCCGGTGGCGTTCATTCCATTCGGCCTGGGCGTCCGTACATGCATTGGCCAAAATTTAGCCATCTTGCAGGCCAAACTGGCCCTTGCCATAATCCTCCAACGCTTCTCCTTCACTCTTGCCCCCTCCTACCAGCATGCACCAACGGTTTTGATGCTCTTGTACCCTCAGTACGGGGCCCCCATCACCTTTCGAACTTTATCCACACCTGATCAAGGGTCCTAA